The proteins below come from a single Trichoplusia ni isolate ovarian cell line Hi5 unplaced genomic scaffold, tn1 tig00003674, whole genome shotgun sequence genomic window:
- the LOC113508035 gene encoding X-ray repair cross-complementing protein 5-like gives MARSLSQGTMIVLDVGRNVNTKEENEKSFFERAKGCTGRIIERKILSDGKDLVGVILLGSKTTNNNMAKQYDGAFKHIEVLSEMQTPTWKMIRNLPDKPSETRGDWFDSLIVAADYYKNIISGVKFASKKIILMTNFKRKTSFDPDNLEEVLNGFKEEGYEVFVVGPDIYSKENDSEDTALARQFVEATDGATSTLDSIMKHELLFHRKKIVNASPWNVDLSIGPNIKIPVSTFIKLRDEPVVKTWKKAVKDPVTSTASTFEAVEKRKEYINPENQSTVKIQDKIQGYHYGQTIIPFTDLDKTMLYQPGEKCLSVYGFTHADNISWQNLTGDGLSYVFARKGDKNAQKAIRCLVECLHELNLVGIVRKVHNNNNAPKMFALMPVIDTNNYVCLSMIALSYKEEIKQMSFPATNLKKYSCTPEQVNAFKDLINAMDLTQAYDDTYDDKEAFPIAECISPAAQYVLDCIAFRALNPGKPLPKPREEVMSLFQVPPLLEENARKPIEKIKSLFTLNKVEVKKRKNKNVVLDIDQIQAPLGDFQPDTTDIPNMPKVQLPINENEVDNIHKISTINPVEDFKVLQGKNKPLSELAPGMIKAIESLIYNNIDGNYTKALDAMKHLRSEFLKSDPKDYNDWMRKFKSDLAKCDNNQVLCLIMEKQVSFILKEENSASTYEDELSHEDSQLYENDTIPNSAELTISTDVQNMFDD, from the exons ATGGCACGCAGTTTATCTCAAGGTACAATGATCGTACTGGACGTAGGAAGAAATGTAAACACtaaagaagaaaatgaaaaaagtttctttGAAAGAGCAAAAGGATGCACAGGTCGTATTATAGAACGCAAAATATTAAGCGATGGTAAAGACTTAGTCGGTGTCATTCTATTAGGTTCTAAAACAACCAACAATAATATGGCAAAACAATATGATGGTGCTTTTAAACACATTGAAGTTTTATCTGAAATGCAGACACCTACTTGGAAAATGATAAGGAATTTACCGGACAAG CCGTCAGAAACCAGAGGTGATTGGTTTGATTCATTAATAGTAGCAGCTgattattataagaatataatCAGTGGTGTGAAGTTTGcaagtaagaaaataatattgatgactaattttaaaaggaaGACCTCATTTGATCCTGATAATCTTGAAGAG GTCTTGAATGGTTTCAAAGAAGAGGGCTATGAAGTTTTTGTAGTTGGTCCAGACATATACTCCAAGGAGAATGACAGTGAAGATACTGCTCTAGCCAGACAGTTTGTGGAGGCTACAGATGGTGCAACATCAACACTAGACAGCATCATGAAGCATGAACTACTCTTCCACAGAAAGAAAATTGTCAATGCCTCACCTTGGAATGTAGACCTAAGTATTGGCCCAAACATAAAAATCCCTGTATCTACATTCATCAAACTCAGAGATGAACCGGTTGTCAAAACTTGGAAAAAAGCTGTCAAAGATCCCGTTACATCTACAGCCAGCACATTTGAAGCAgtggaaaaaagaaaagaatacaTTAATCCAGAAAACCAAAGTACTGTTAAGATTCAGGATAAAATCCAAGGCTATCACTATGGCCAAACCATCATACCTTTTACTGACTTGGATAAAACAATGCTGTACCAGCCCGGAGAGAAATGCCTGTCTGTGTATGGTTTCACTCATGCTGATAATATCAGTTGGCAGAATTTAACTGGTGATGGTCTGTCTTATGTATTTGCCAGGAAAGGTGATAAGAATGCACAGAAAGCTATCAGATGCCTTGTGGAATGCCTGCATGAACTAAATCTTGTTGGGATTGTTAGAAAAGTTCACAACAATAATAATGCACCCAAAATGTTTGCATTAATGCCTGTTattgatacaaataattatgtctGTCTCTCAATGATTGCTTTGAGTTACAAGGAGGAGATAAAGCAAATGTCATTCCCAgcaaccaatttaaaaaagtattcttgCACCCCCGAACAAGTCAATgcttttaaagatttaattaatgcCATGGACTTGACGCAGGCTTATGATGACACATATGATGATAAGGAAGCTTTCCCTATAGCTGAGTGTATCAGCCCTGCAGCCCAGTATGTGCTAGATTGCATAGCATTCCGAGCATTAAATCCTGGTAAACCCTTACCTAAACCAAGAGAGGAAGTCATGAGTCTCTTCCAAGTGCCTCCCTTGCTAGAAGAGAATGCACGAAAACCTATAGAGAAAATTAAGAGTTTATTCACATTAAACAAAGTAGAAGTGAAGAAGAGGAAAAACAAGAATGTTGTCTTGGATATTGATCAGATTCAAGCACCACTTGGTGACTTCCAACCAGATACCACAGACATTCCAAACATGCCGAAAGTTCAATTGCCTATTAATGAGAATGAAGTTGACAACATTCACAAAATAAGTACCATTAATCCTGTTGAAGACTTCAAAGTGCTTCAAGGCAAGAATAAACCTTTGTCCGAGTTGGCTCCAGGAATGATAAAAGCAATTGAAAGTttgatttacaataatattgatggAAACTATACTAAAGCATTAGATGCTATGAAACATTTGAGATCTGAATTTCTTAAGTCTGACCCTAAAGACTACAATGATTGGATGCGTAAATTTAAATCAGATTTGGCTAAATGTGATAACAACCAAGTATTATGTTTGATTATGGAGAAGCAAGTCAGTTTTATACTGAAGGAAGAAAATAGTGCAAGCACCTATGAAGATGAACTCAGTCATGAAGATAGCCAGCTTTATGAAAACGACACCATTCCTAATTCCGCTGAATTGACTATCAGTACTGATGTTCAAAATATGTTCGATGATTAA